TCTTCACCCGCCGTCCGGGACAGATCGCGCTCGGCGTCCTGCTCTTCATCCTCTACGGCGGGATGCTCTGGGGCGTGCTCCCCGGGCAGCCCGGCATCTCCTGGCAGGGGCACTTCTTCGGCGCGCTCGGCGGCGTGATCGCCGCCTGGGGCCTGCGGTACGAGGACCGTCGTCCCTGAACGACTCCGTCGCGCGGCCTGCCCTGGTGCGGCCGAGCCGGGGAGGGGCCGGTTTCGGCTACTCGTCGGTACTGAGTACCGTCGAGCGGTACTGAGTTCCACATTTCCCCGAGGAGAGGTTGTCACGATGGAGAAGGTCGGAGTGGTCGGTTGCGGCCTGATGGGAGCCGGCATCGCCGAGGTCAGCGCCCGCGCCGGGCTCGACGTGGTGGTGGTGGAGTCCTCCGACGCCGCCGCGACCGCCGGGCGGGAGCGCCTGGAGAAGTCGCTGGCCCGGGCCGAGTCGAAGGGCAAGATCGACTCCGCGGCCGCCGTGATGGACCGGATCCGCGTCGTCACCGACCTCGAGAAGCTGGCGGACCGGCAGCTGGTGGTGGAGGCGATCGTCGAGGATGAGGACGCCAAGACCGAGCTGTTCCGCACCCTCGACCGGGTGGTCACCGACCCCGAGGCGATCCTCGCCTCGAACACCTCCTCGATCCCGATCATGAAGCTCGGCGTGGTCACCAACCGCCCGCAGCACGTGATCGGCATCCACTTCTTCAACCCGGTCCCGGTGCTCCAGTTGGTCGAGCTGGTGCCCAGCCTGTTGACCGCCCCGGAGACCACCCAGCGCAGCCGCGAGTTCGTCGAGGGCGTGCTCGGCAAGCAGGCGATCGACTGCCAGGACCGCGCCGGGTTCGTGGTCAACGCCCTGCTGATCCCGTTCGTCCTCTCCGCCATCCGGATGCTCGAGTCCGGGTTCGCCACCGCCGAGGACATCGACCGCGGTCTGGTGCTCGGCGCCGCCCACCCGCAGGGCCCGCTGGCGCTCGCCGACCTGATCGGCCTGGACACCACCAAGGCCGTCGCGGAGTCCCTCTACGAGGAGTTCAAGGAGCCGCTGTACGCCGCTCCGCCGCTGCTGGCCAGAATGGTCGACGCCGGCCTGCTCGGGCGCAAGACGGGCCGCGGCTTCTACACCTACTGACGGACCCGCTGACCGACCGGACGACCAGAGGTCGTCCGGTCGGTCCGCTCCACCCGCGTCTCGCCTGAGACCAGCAGAGAGGACCCCATGAACAACGACAGGATCGTCGTCCTCGACGGTGCCCGGACCCCCATCGGCAG
The window above is part of the Nocardioides campestrisoli genome. Proteins encoded here:
- a CDS encoding 3-hydroxybutyryl-CoA dehydrogenase gives rise to the protein MEKVGVVGCGLMGAGIAEVSARAGLDVVVVESSDAAATAGRERLEKSLARAESKGKIDSAAAVMDRIRVVTDLEKLADRQLVVEAIVEDEDAKTELFRTLDRVVTDPEAILASNTSSIPIMKLGVVTNRPQHVIGIHFFNPVPVLQLVELVPSLLTAPETTQRSREFVEGVLGKQAIDCQDRAGFVVNALLIPFVLSAIRMLESGFATAEDIDRGLVLGAAHPQGPLALADLIGLDTTKAVAESLYEEFKEPLYAAPPLLARMVDAGLLGRKTGRGFYTY